The sequence TTTTCAATTCAGCAAGCGAACGGGTTATGTACGCTGCCAGTGTATTCGTGCCGAGGTTCATACCCTGAATGATACCGGCGCCGATTGCCATGATATTTTTCATAGCCCCGCCGAGCTCAACACCGACGGGGTCATCACTTGTGTATATCCTGAAGGTATTGCTGTGTATGGTTCTCTGAAAATAGAGGGCAAGCTCCTTATCTTTTGAAGCAACCACAGCAGACGTAAAAAGACCTTCTGCCACCTCTTTTGCAAAAGACGGTCCCGAAAGGGAGGCAATATGAGCTTTTCCATAGGTCACTTCTCTGACGACATCACTCATAAACAGGTTCGTGCCGTTTTCTATCCCTTTTGTGAGAATCAGTATCTTTTTGTCCTCTAACTCTTTAGAGACGGCGCCAACAGTGTTTCGCAAGGCAAAAGAGGGGGAAGCAATAATGATATTCCCGGAAAATTCAGGTAGGTCTTTCACGTTATTGGTAAAGGTGATGTTATCGGGCAGGATGAAGCCAGGGAGATAATAGGCGTTCTCCCTTGTTTTCTTCACAATATCGAAGAGTTCTTTTTCAAAGACCCATAACAGTATCTCTTTTCCTGTTCTCGCAAGGTGGAGTGCGAAGGCCGTACCCCAGGCGCCTGCCCCTATCAGGCCTATCTTCATTCCTCTTCGCCTATTATCGCTACGCCGCTGATCGTTTCTCCTTCTCTCAGATCCATCAATTTCACGCCGAGGCCGCCTCTTTTCTGTACAGGTATATCGTCGGCGCTAAACCTGATAGTCCTGCCTGTATCGGTGACAAGAATGATCTCGTCTTTCTTCCCCAGTTGCTTCAAGCTCACGACTTCCCCGTTCTTTGCGCCGCATCTCACGTTGGTAATCCCGGAGCCGCCCCTTGACTGGACCCGGTACTGGGAGCAGGGCGCCCGTTTTCCGTAAGCCTTCTGGGTCACTGTGAAAACATTACAGGTCTTACTGACAATCTCTACAGAGACGACCTCGTCGCCACTCTTTTTGAAGCGCAAGCCTCTTACCCCGTATGCAGCCCTGCCCATGGACCTGATCTGTTTTTCAAGGAAGCGTATAGATAACCCTTTTTTACTCG is a genomic window of Syntrophorhabdaceae bacterium containing:
- a CDS encoding NAD(P)H-dependent glycerol-3-phosphate dehydrogenase, which gives rise to MKIGLIGAGAWGTAFALHLARTGKEILLWVFEKELFDIVKKTRENAYYLPGFILPDNITFTNNVKDLPEFSGNIIIASPSFALRNTVGAVSKELEDKKILILTKGIENGTNLFMSDVVREVTYGKAHIASLSGPSFAKEVAEGLFTSAVVASKDKELALYFQRTIHSNTFRIYTSDDPVGVELGGAMKNIMAIGAGIIQGMNLGTNTLAAYITRSLAELK